In Macrobrachium nipponense isolate FS-2020 chromosome 13, ASM1510439v2, whole genome shotgun sequence, the DNA window AAAATTTGAAGCGGCCATCTGGACTATTCTGTCGTCGGAAAGTGTCGGTAAGTAGAATAAATTTTATCAACATACCcatttatttacacaaacataATTAGAGGTCACTGGTTTTGCTGACTAAATAGATAGgatttgttttcagtttagggGTGAATTAAGATGTGTGTATCCAAACTAGGCTAACTTTAAGGTAGGTTGATATACAATTCCCATATAGGCTAGGTCACGATGATCGGGCAGCCGATTCGAGTCAACAGACATTCTATAGGAAGCAGTTTCGTCTATTAACGTTTAACTTGCTTATTTAAGACGTAATGCACTGTTTTCCTTACCTTAGCTGAATTTAGAGGCCCTTTTACGTAGTTAGGTtgttgtaatattggagtttatgAGAATTAATTGTGCATAGACTTAGATTGAACAATTTTGCATGGGTTTACATAACTACATGGGCATGATAAAATATTTAGCcaaaattaggtctgtctgtatACTTACCATTACTATTTGTGATTAGTTTACCTTAGCTTCACTTTAACCGGGTTGAAACTTAATTGAATTCCAGGACCAAACTGAACTTACCTTGGAATCTTATGGCCTTAGTTTAATTTATTCAGTCCTCATTAGTTTAATTGAACTTACCTGAATTACTCTTACCTGATTTTAACGAGCCTACTTAAACTTACACAGCAATtcattaatcctttggattttctaacacaagtctgaaaacacgttatgTGCTCGGAAtaattgtgtgcttaacagcccgtttcATACAATTTACCTTATTACCAGAGAACATTCAGTGGATAGAATTACCCTCGTAATTTTGTAGTGTATATTCTTTCAATCTTCCCACTGAGGGAAACATATTTCCCACAATCATATAAGTCGACAAAACATTTAAATTAGTCAAGAATTTCTCTACTCATACGTTTGTACAACAATTTGGCAAGATAGCAAGTAAACCCAAAGGTCAATGAAAGCCACTTCCGGTTTCAAAATAGCTGCTAAATGGTAAAAAAGACTTTTATTTTGTAACGTTAACGAGAATTGTAAATTCTGGCTGCAATCATTCCACAACAGTACAATTTGCCTTATTAGGATATAAAATAGCCACAGTACTGTTTCTTATCGATCCTGACAGTTACATGAACATAATTATTCCTGAACTAGAAAGCCCAGAGCGACAGCACTTGCAGTTACCAACACATTTATTTTTTGCACCCACATTTCAACAGTTCCTGACAAGATGCTGCAACAGAAGGGATCGATGTCCATTTGGGTTACCATGTTTCACTCTCTTAATCATGGCACCAGAAGCAGAATGGGCTGTTTCTTGGAACAAAGGTAAAAGGGAAGTTACGCTTACCTCAACAGATGAACCATGCTTTTTAGAGTGAAATGATGACAACGAGACGTTTTCATTATCAAGTTGAATATGAGTGGCTTAATGAACAACGTTAAGCCACTCATATTCATCTTTGATGCTATTTTGAGATATATGTCATCTTGTATCCTCATTGTCATTCCTGGGGTATCCGGAGGCTTTGGCTTCGTCTTCAGAAAGGCaggtttaacacttgtgaacgCATCTGGGAGAGACAGTATCTGTTTGGTATTTTGTCTACTCCCTAAAGTCAAGTTTCCCCGTTCTTCTCCCTTAAAGTCAGATGAAGGATGTTGAAAAATAGAAATCCAAGCTCCATGAAATGACAACTTCGTAGTTGTAGAACTTGGATTGTGGTCAATGTTATCAACAGCACTGGTtgtgaaaaaaactttttgtaaaacAGAGTGACATACCAAACCTTCTGACAAGAAGCAATTGATCATTGCCTGCCCCATTTGTGTAGATATTTCTAGCACTCGCTGGTACGAAATGCATAAACCATGCTGGAACAAGGTATCAATTAGCTGCTTCTCCCTGGTTCTGGCATAAATGAGCAGCCCAATATAAATGCATATTGGAGTTTCACATTCCACAGAATGTCGCTGTTGTTCAGCCTTCTTGGACACCTTTGTATGGTAGTTATACATAAGGAGCTGTGCAATGACAGCATCTGATCTAAGCACATCATACTCTAGTTGTGACTGTATATCAGGACCATTTTCAATCATTCTGGCTAGTTCAAGTAGATATTTAGGAACACTAGTCGGTACATCTTCCGCTGCAAACGTGCCATTAAATTTTGACTTGTGCTCCTTTATGTGTGCGCTAACGAATTCAGCTGTTCTTGCCATATTGTGGGTAGCAGCATAATTGCATGCCAATGCTATTGCAGGACCGACATCCTTTTCGAAAAGAAGAAAGACATCTCTTCCTTTAGTATAAGCTTGTAGATCAGGAATCTTAGCCAACAGCATTTCTTTTAGGCGAGTACGATGAATAGAAAATGACTCCTCAGTCAACTGTTGTACCAGCTGTTCGAACATATTCGCAAGATCTGCTAGTCTAAAAGCTTTTGACTCTTCATTGTTTCGCACAGTTTCAAAAATGTAATTTACTAACTCGGCCAGAGCAATATTTTCGGTAACAGTTACATTTTCTTGTTCATCGgacttattttcttgttttttcttgcaAGATCTTTCTTGGTTATACAAGCTAACTAGACAACCAGGATGGTATTTCATATTTATGCAATCGCATCACCTGCACTAAGTTTAGCTGGCAACCTTTTATCTTGCAGCACCTCTGCACAACTCTTTAACCTTGCATTTAATTTCATGGTCTCTTAATGATGACAACGGTGCCTCTTTGTCACACAGGAAACATGTCTAAACATTCTCGTGTGATGGTTTCTTGCTTGTCCGACGCGTAAATTTTGGAGATTCACAAGTTTCACTCCTCAATTCGATCATAGAATGATGTTTTTCTTCTGCACGTTTTAACTTAGTGGTGTTAAATTTGATTCGACAGCTTGGGTGATACTTAGCATCATTGTCTGTCAGAGTTTTCTCAATACCATTGCCGTCGTCTAGCCGTCTGTCAGGTGGAATAGGCAAACTATTTAATTCGTGAAATTTGGGAACATTTCTTGATAATATTTTGTACCCATCAACTGAGGAAGTTAACGATTCATCTGCGTCTTCCTGAAACAAACAACATTTAAACCAATTAGTTTCCCAATTATCTGTTGAGACTAAAGAGGCGCATTCTTTTCGACATGcttaaatgaaaatctaagaatGCAAAATAATCTACAGACACAGGGACAATACTATAAATACACAAATGGAACTTGTTTTACTAGACAATAATTGTTTATCAATACAGCTAAGATAAGTGTTTACAGGCTGaaggtttatccttttaccacttGAAACTACAATTTATTTGTAAGGGATTCGACTGAGTTCGACGATGGCGCCCGATCGTTCATCCATTGTAATTTAACTCCTGtgcgatctgtacaccatccGGAGGTACTATGCCCATTCCTCCTTGGCTCGGCTATCCCGCATCAGCACACCCTGTCCATTCAGGTACGACTCTATGGTTGTACAAGTAGCAAACCATAAAGTATTTGGGAGACTCATAATGAGCTTACAATGAACCCCATGCCGATTATCAATAGGCAACGATTTACACCAGCGTGCCCTGGTAGTGCATGTAATCtcgcttatttttttattttttttgcgcaTGCGCAAATACTACATATTTGATGATATGAAATTTGAATGTAAGGgcaacaaaaaaaatcattcatgtgtttTGTTTCAAATGCAAGTTGAAATTCCAATAAAGTCATGTTTAAGCGgtgaaaattgtttttatttttatttttgcgcaTGTGCAGCACAAAATTATTAGAAACTaacttattattgattattggacATTCTAGAAAGAATGTACATCAATTAATTCTCAGTTTTATTCAAAAGAACGTTACTAGATAATTTAAAGTCGATATTCCAGATTTCTTCCATTGCAAAAACTGCCATGATTGAATAATTGGGAGGCCATTTTgaaaaagtggatttttttttgccAGGAGTTTGAAAGTGTATAAAATAGTTTAATGGGCCTTTGTGCAAAATCTCATGCTTGTATCATGATTTGCATAATTAACTTGATTATCTGGGTACAATGATATCATTTCGTGTTTAGTTCTATAACTACAGATCCATTACTATGAAAATGTTTAATATCACTGTTAAATTAATTCTTATCCatttcaatttgtcaaaagatAAGTAGTTAATTGTGATTGGAAAATTCCATGACGTCACTGAGATGGCGTAATATGATTTCGTCTCAAACTTGTATACTCCACCgcccatatacgtacatatatagaaACTATCATTCCACTTTGAGACTATGTGCGTAAGAGAGgacagtgtttctctctctctctcgcgctcacGAAACATTAATTCTCTACCATAACGTAACTCATATTTTGAGGCTGGTCACCCACTAAGTTTAATTTCTTAGTAACATATTTGTTGTTTATGGAACCTGAACAGAcagtattattactgtttttgtgTGGCGCCCACATAAGTGTTACTTGAAGATTCAAAAGGCCTTTTTTGAGTGAAAAGTTGCAACAATTTTTTATATTCTGAAGTACTTTAAGGTTTTATTTACAGTGTTTGGATAGAATTATCACTAATtatacattttacttttattttgttcttttgacatgtccattttgtgtttcattttgtatgtttaatgtttgtactgtcattgCTTTTAATACTTTTCCATATTAttctatattgtttttgtttatattctcattttgtttaattaatttcagTATTTCTTATGGTATAATTGTTTTGATCTCCACTTGAAaattaaattgcatttaattaaatttcctttcaaattttAGTATTGCTTTATAGTTTGAGTTTTACTTGGATAATTTAACTTTTGACTGTCTAATTTTCTTGctaaaatttgatttaattttgtgtaatgattaattcaagaaataattaaacttttgttttcaattaataacaaatttccctcagattgtgaatttcacttataatttttgaatttagaaataatttttgtatttaaaatttttgtcagAGTTTAATTGACTACcagtatatgtattttatttttgtttaggtagaaatatagagtggtaattgtgctttCTTCCTCCAGTaaattagaaccagggaaatacatttaaaattgttgaaggagtgatgccctttaattaagattacctcacatctgtgttaatgaacttagtctgattgtTTACTTAAATaataagttctataagggatcgctgttacctttagagtattcagtcgtttggtatttgcgatgaaggttcaggttctggctgttgtgaggtaagtagtaaccaggtacttgaccAAACTGTGCACGAAGTATAAATGGTGACCCCGACCCAGGATTAAGTctcaagtacaaatggtaagagtagtaaccagatactcaTCTcttcgtcacacacacacacacacattatatatatatatatatatatatatatatatatatatatatatatatatatatatataaggtaatgccacggaggaaaacaaaaacacgaGAACTGCAGAGATCTTTCAGTcctaacgaccctttacttaaggcaaaactgatcagaacaaagagaaacacagcactacaggtaagtatatacaaacgGACAATACAGGATTAAgaaaaggtccaattcacttcaaagaaacgaaaaaactcCCGTGGGCTggattaaagattttaaaagcagccacccatacctggtcacaggtaatttagttagaaaacaattttgaaaacaaaaggcATATACGACCGGACAGTACAAATTTAGTAAAGTCCTGAAAGCTAcattaaggatttaagagcgaTGCTGTCAAACATACTGGTCAAAAGCAATATAATTCGAAAAACATTACACTTTGTATTaggaacatgaaatttacaaaagtgttcagacAATAAGTGATGTTGCGATTTCTTCGACGACAATACTTATCGGTTTGCCAGGCGTTATCGGCGTCTACCTGAAAGGACAGCTACCAGCCCTTACACAAGGATAACTGAATTAGGTTCAATGGTGTTTacaatttttattgaaaaatacaaCCTATTCCCATGTCTACACTTGAACATTTAACATTAAACTCCCAAAGTGGCCCTTACGCTAATGCAAGTCAACCACGTGGTCACAAGAAACTTCTCGAAAAATCACagaaaatttattaaaacacacAATATCGTTCTGGCACTGAGATTACTAACACTGCTGAAACAATATGTACATTACCCCTAACTGTTACTGTAATAAACTGAGATAAACTCACCGTTGCCTcaaggtgaaaataaaatttgtacacAGGTGCTAGAGCTCACCAGTTCTCACGTCTGCTTCGCTTTGGGTCTCGAGAGCCAAGGAAGCATCGAGCTCCAACCGGAGGCTAACTCCCTAACGAGTTagtcatttacatatttttttatttcaacaatgaCCTCTTAATTCCTTTGAATGAATTATAATTTCAGCAAATCGGTAAGCAAGTAAATCTTCCAAAGGCTTTTAAAGATACGACATAGTGATCTCAATGCAGATACTTTATCTCGACACAGAACCATTACGTTTTTGCCACCAATTGGTTTACGTGGAAGTTTTTATGTAGGGCCCAAGCAGATTTAAGTCACAGAAAAATTACTTGAAACATAATCagtagatctagcaattacagagctatctcgccaatttatacaatgagattttttgctcagatggataaagagtgtatttgaagtctgggctgttctaactgaatacatatggtattgttataagagaacacaacattaacattttttcattattaacaacactgtaaaactttttgtgagctttttgttaacataaatctattatatgaggtgggtagcagagataatTTCCTAtcgtttttatgtattctatgtatttcttggtcaagatattgtggacttgtaATCCGCAAAGAACgtaagaacatggaagaaaaaaatgaaatttaatattaagatggtggctagAATAACAATgtgcatatgttaaattatttgtggttttcctatatatactgaatttacattagaaagactctctatgtattaatacatctaggaaagggatgacattgttattttcaatttcaacagtgaattttatggttgGCACTAAATTACTCAATTTTGACACTAAATCTTTTatatcgataccaacaggtaagactacaaagatgtcatctacataactGAACCATTTtgaggggacaagtgtgatattctccattaaaagtaaattctccattaaaagtgaatttacaatcacaaacacacaacttaatcaatgaaattatgtgactaacggacataggtaattcatgcaatacaagttcattacttacatacgctagcacagagtcaataaggacttttgtaaacaaggatcATAcaccaaaactgacaaagatatcactaagGTTTAATacagtgttatttaatttttccaaaaggtcaagagaattctggatgtgtgaattagttccaactgtatctaattcacagcTTATGAACAACTGTAGAGCAGTTGCAAAGGCAAAGCCTCAGTCCCGAACCTGAGCGCAGGCGAGGCTGGTAGCTAGGGAGTTGCTGCATATAAACAAtaccctaaataaaaataaataaataaatcaccatGCATATACAAGATCTAAAAAAGCTATACGGTGGACCTGGATGCAAGGCCAATGAAGGAAATGACAAAGTTAAAAGCCAAAACCAGACAGTGGAAAGAAACAATACTTCTTTGCatcggtatttttttttcatatcaggaACTAATATATTAAAACTGACTATCAAAGAAGGCATACATGAGGAAGTAAAATGTAGAGGACCTaattaattttatgttattttgtcaGGAATGCAGGGAAGAGTATTTGCTTCGGTAGTACATAtcctgaaataaagaaaagaaagaagtgaAGTAGCTAAACTGCAAAAGTCACACGAAGAAGGTGCAAATGAAATGTGTCCCGTGCTTAGAATCCATAACCACATAAAAGACCATGCCGTCATTAAATGCCCAAACTTCCTTTGCATTTGTTTATAGCTTAGCACTTGCAAGTGGCTTTTCCTGTCTTTGCTTCTATATTTGTAAAGTAGTCTCTGTCCTTCTTGTAActgtaaaatttatttcaaaattttaacaaactcctattattttgtgtttctgtCTGTGGGTATAGCGTAGCTTTAAGTGATTTTACTTCCAAAAGACCTGTTTTTATATGGTTCAGTCAATAAGTATTTCGAAGCCTTAATAATATGTTTGATACTTGTGTTTGCACTAATTAAAAAACTCCTAATGATCaggatgccttatatatatatatttatatatatatatatatatatatatatatatatatatatatatatatatatatatatatatatattatatatatatatatatatatatatatatgtatatatatgtatatatatatatatatatatatatatatattatatattgtaagggCATAGATTGACAGGTATctgggtactgatgctttattgcCTGAGTGCAGGGTATACAATGACTTGTGTGTACGGAGACGTAACACTTGGGATCAGGTCGACAGAAGTCCAAACGCTGGGTCGGGTCATGGCTGACAATTTGTGTTTGttgacatatatgtaaataacaatataaacagATGTAGTATCTGTATACACATGATATCatattggcggaaaggccagagaattctacatcGATTGATATTCATAGAAACCTTAGTAAGTTAATAGATGCGTTGAATGACAATGAAAACATTGTGGAAAGATGACACTACAAGTATTCCCACCCCCCTAAAACAATTTTTTGAATGATGATTGGGAAATTACATTAAATGAGGAACTATTCTAGTCACGGTATCTTCGCAGAGGCAGGAGCCGATCCCTTGTCCTGAGTTATCCAGCGTTTTGGCTAATAGGGTGCCTCCCCAGGTGTGGAGCTGGGGGTGTTCGACTGTCGTCCACGAGTGTCCATGACTGTGTTTGGGCAAGCCGGGGGCTTCAGTAGGAGAGATCTTGTTTTGTGAAGGCACTATGGGACGCCTGCCGGTTTCTTTCCTGGTGTTGTCATCATCCATCAGGAGGGTGGGTTTCAACCTATTGATTGTGATCCAGTCTTCGTGGCCATGTATCATGACAAGGTAGGCCTTGGTCTTCTGGCTGATGACGTGGTATGGCCCCCGGTGTGGTCTCGTCAGGGGGGTGCGGTGGGCATTATTTCTCACGAAGACATGTTCGCAGGTATCCAAGCATTTGGTCCTGTCAGAGAGGGTTTTTAGGCAGGGCATGAACTTCCCTGAGATTTCCCACAAACTTGGCATGGGTGTATCTGGTTTGGCCGTGTCTGTGGGGAAGAATTTGCCAGATATGGCCAATGCCTTGCTGTAGACCTTCTCTGCAGGTGATGCCTCATCGTTTGCTTTTAGTGCGGTGTGTAGACCCAGCAGGACCCAGAGTAGTTGCACCTTCCAGTTTTCATCTGTGCAACACACCATCAGGGCAGCCTTTAATGAGCATTGGGtcctctccaccatgccgttggcCGAGGGGTTGTATGTGGTTGTACTGTGGAGTGTTGTTCCCATCAGGCGGGCCAAGTGGCTGGTGATCCGTCATGATGGTGAAGGGCTTACCCTCTAGAAGGTACCTGAAGTGCCGCGCGACTTGGTAGACGTCCAACAGTTCCCTGTCAAGTGTACTGTAGCGGGTCTCTGGCGGCTTGAGTTTGCGGCTGAAGAATGCGAGTGGTTGAGGAGTACCGTCCACGATCTGTTCCAACATGGCTCTGCAGGCGTCGTTGGTGAGTCTCATTTTAGGTCGAAGGCCCGTTGTTGAGGGGCTTCCCACTTCAACTTCTTTGGCTTCCCCTTCAGGGCTTCAGTTAGGGAAGACATGATATGGGCAATGTCTGACATGAAGCAGCAGTAGTAATTCACCATGCAGATGAATTCCTACAGGGACTTGACTGTTGCTGGCATTGGGAACTCCTTCACCATGtccaccttcgaggccatggggcaaACACCAGTCAGGGAGATCTCGTGACCTCAGAAGTGCACTTGTCAAAACAGACAACCAATTTATTCTCCTGGAGGTGCTTC includes these proteins:
- the LOC135225465 gene encoding uncharacterized protein LOC135225465, whose product is MKYHPGCLVSLYNQERSCKKKQENKSDEQENVTVTENIALAELVNYIFETVRNNEESKAFRLADLANMFEQLVQQLTEESFSIHRTRLKEMLLAKIPDLQAYTKGRDVFLLFEKDVGPAIALACNYAATHNMARTAEFVSAHIKEHKSKFNGTFAAEDVPTSVPKYLLELARMIENGPDIQSQLEYDVLRSDAVIAQLLMYNYHTKVSKKAEQQRHSVECETPICIYIGLLIYARTREKQLIDTLFQHGLCISYQRVLEISTQMGQAMINCFLSEGLVCHSVLQKVFFTTSAVDNIDHNPSSTTTKLSFHGAWISIFQHPSSDFKGEERGNLTLGSRQNTKQILSLPDAFTSVKPAFLKTKPKPPDTPGMTMRIQDDIYLKIASKMNMSGLTLFIKPLIFNLIMKTSRCHHFTLKSMVHLLR